From a region of the Nyctibius grandis isolate bNycGra1 chromosome 10, bNycGra1.pri, whole genome shotgun sequence genome:
- the NDFIP1 gene encoding NEDD4 family-interacting protein 1, whose protein sequence is MAAAAAEPSSGRYQQLQNEEEPGETAPVVNDAPPPYSSISAESTAYFDYKDESGFPKPPSYNVATTLPSYDEAERTKAEATIPLVPGRDDDFVTRDDFDDTDQLRIGNDGIFMLTFFMAFLFNWIGFFLSFCLTTSAAGRYGAISGFGLSLIKWILIVRFSTYFPGYFDGQYWLWWVFLVLGFLLFLRGFINYAKVRKMPDTFSTLPRTRVLFIY, encoded by the exons CTGCAGAATGAAGAGGAGCCAGGCGAGACTGCACCAGTGGTGAACGATGCCCCTCCGCCGTACAGCAGCATCTCTGCGGAGAGTACAG cttatTTTGACTACAAGGATGAGTCAGGATTTCCGAAGCCTCCATCTTACAACGTGGCCACAACACTGCCTAGTTACGATGAGGCAGAGAGAACCAAGGCTGAAGCCACGATTCCCTTGGTTCCTGGCAGG GATGACGACTTTGTGACACGGGATGACTTTGACGACACTGACCAGCTGAGGATAGGAAATGATGGCATTTTCATGCTGACTTTCTTCA TGGCATTCCTCTTCAACTGGATTggatttttcctgtctttctgtctGACTACTTCAGCTGCAGGACGATACGGGGCCATTTCTGGCTTTGGTCTGTCTCTTATTAAATGGATCCTTATTGTCAGG ttctccACCTATTTTCCTGGTTACTTTGATGGCCAGTATTGGCTCTGGTGGGTCTTCCTTGTGCTAG gatttctgctgtttctcagaGGATTTATTAATTATGCAAAGGTTAGGAAGATGCCAGATACTTTTTCCACTCTCCCCAGAACCAGAGTTCTCTTTATTTACTAA